Genomic segment of Corvus hawaiiensis isolate bCorHaw1 chromosome 27, bCorHaw1.pri.cur, whole genome shotgun sequence:
accagggTCCCCAGCGCTGCGGGTCACACCGGCGCCACGTAGTTCCCGGGGAAAGTGCCGAATTTCTGCGTCCTCCTGGACACTCCTGTGGGGATAAAGAAACGGAGAGGTTGGTGAGGGGTGAGGGTGGCACCTTATCCTCAGCCGTGTCCCCACCCCGGTGGCCACGCACCCACGAACCAGCCGTCGTCGCACTGCTGCATGACGTCCACCCGGtccccttccagcagctccagctcgtCGGCGTTTTGGGGCCGGTACTGGTAGAGCGCCCGGTACCTGCGAGACACAGCGTGGGCAGAGCCCACCCTCCCCATGGGTCCCTCATGGGGACACCGCGCTCCTGGGGACACTCCTGGCCCTACTTACGGAGTCCACCGGATTTCAGAGCCGTTGTAGGACGGGGCGGGCTCGGGACGGGCACTGGTGGGTGCCCCCGGGGTGGCGTGCTGTGGGGGGACAGGGTGGGTTCAgggcagcacccacagccccagcGGTGCCGGGGCACGATGCCAGGGCGGGGGGCACTCACCTGCTCGGAGGTCCAGGCGGGACgccggggctcctgggggtGGGCGGCCGCAGGGTGTGGGGGGCTGGCAGAGGCCACTAAGGGGCTGGCAGAGGCCACCAAGGGGCTGGGAGTGCCAGCGTGGGGCagctttggggagggggggaaggtgGCGCCGAGGTGGCGCGGAGAGGACGGGCGCCCGCCCGTCAGCTCGGGACCCCGCTTCTCTTCCCGGGGGGAGCCGGTGGGAACCTGGGGGATCCGGGGACCGGGCGAGCGCTGCAGGGACGGGGAtccggcggcggggcgggggctggcgggggcgGGAGAGGAGGGGATGTCCTCGGCGGTGGCTTTGACCCGCGGCTCCTTCAGCACCTGGACGTAGGTGGCGGGGAAGATGCCCTGGCGGCTGGTGCCCGAGATGCGCCCCTCGTACCAGTTCTCGTTCACCCTCCGCACCAGGCAGATCCGCTCGCCCTGCCGCGGGAGCAGAGGGCGGCTCAGCACGGAGCGGCACGGAATGGCACGGCACGGAACGGCACGGAACGGAGCGGCGGTACCTTGCGGAAGGAGAGCTCCACGTGCAGATCCCCTCGGAAGTTGTAGAGCGCCAGCGCCTCGCCGTATTCCAGCACCTGGAGCGTGGGAGCCTTGATGGGCTTGGGCACCTCCGTGGGGGGCAGGATCTGCGTGGGACACGCGGGTGAGGGGCAGCGCCAGgaccccccggccccgctgccccctcATGCCCCGGGCTCACCTCCACGTAGTTGGAGGGGAAGATGCCCACGCGGCCGTGGTGCTCCCCCTCCAGCCAGTTCCTATCCACCTCCTTGTGGATGTAGACGATGTCCCCCTTGTGCAGCGTCAGCTCCCTGCAAGGGACACTGTCACAGGTGTCCGGGGGCACAGAcccgcccccagcccagctggcaggGCCACCCCACGCGCCGGGGCTCCCCCTGTCCTCAGCCATCACCCGAGGGGCACAGCGGGACCCCCAGGAGTGACCCCGGGCAGTTTCGGTGCTTACTTGGGAGACTCAGCTTGGAAGTCGAACTTGAGGCGAGCAGCTTTCatctggggagggagaggaggggttACAGGGAGAGCCCCCAGTCCCAGCCATCCCAAATCCCGCATGGGATGGGACCACCCCAGCCTCaccttcttctcctccctcttgACGGCCTCCACGGGGTCCCCCAGGTCGGACAAGCTGGGGAGGGTCCCTGGCCTGAGGGTGTCTGCAAAGAGCGGGGTGTCACCAGCCGGGGTGCTTGGGGTGCCCCATGGCAGGGCCTGGGGGTCAGGGGGTTCAGGGGAGCTCAGGGGGGCTCACCTCTGCCAGGGGCCGCATGGCTGCGGTTGctggccagccccagcccaccccGCTCCATGCTGGGGGTGGCAGGTAAGCGGTGGGTGACAGGGGGGCTCCACAGCCGGCGGGGTGACAGGGGGCTCCTGTGGGGTGACAGTGGCTCAGGGCAGGCCTGAGCCTCgtgtccagccctgctgccatgaACCCTCCCTGCTCTGACCCTGCTGCCCTCGGTGGGCAGGACCCCTGGGTCCCACACACCAGGATATCGGGGACCCCCGGAACCAGGATCCCCCGAATTCCATGAACCAAGACCCCGGGGTCTGCTCTCTGCACGCCTCCAGGCTCtcatcccagctgcagccaagcCGGACAGGTCCAAAGTTTTCCGGCAGCGCCGGCAgcgcggccccgctgccgccgaGCAGGAAGCACGGAGCAGGCGAGCGCCGGGGAGGGCGGCCTGGCTAATGGATAACCCCGCTCCGGGGGGCACTTCAAGAGCCCAAATGCCCCCCCCCCAAGCCGGAGGAGgggttggggagggggggagccGTCCCCGCTGCGCGCCCCTGGGGGTTACGGTAGGTCCTACAAGAGGTGGCGCTTGTTCGTTTGTTTTCCTCCCGCTGCCGGGGCACAGAGGGGTCtgtggggacaccccggggTGCCCACCCCATGCCGGGGTGCTCCGGCACCCGCCGGCACAGCTGTCCCCTCCCGGTGCCCGTGGGGACACAGCGGTGGGAATCCGAGCGCCGTCACCTCCCCTGGGACGGAGCCAAGCCCCGGGACACGGCGTCCCTGCTCCAGGGACGGGGGAAAGGGTCagccccgctccggccccgtcCCACCCACCGGGCAGCCGGCCCGGCGCCGGGTCCCGCCCGTGCCGGGGTGTGGGGGGACGAGGGGGCCAGCGGTGCCCCGGGGGTGTCCGTGGGGATCCCGTGGGGGATGCCCGGAGACTCCCACCCCGCGGGACGCTGGAGGGACAACCCGCCCACCACCCCCAGAGCGGGGTCCTGTCCCTCGCCTCGAGTGGGGTCTGggcagggggatttgggggtacgggaggtgggagcagccgCTGAACTCACCGAGCAGCCGGGGAGGCCGGAGCAGGGGAGCGAGCGGTGGGAGCAGCCGCCGGGCTCTGCCGGGAGGAGCGGGAGGGGGtgggagagaaaaattaatcatCCAGGAGGCCGAGTCTCGGCGGGAAGCGAAGGAGTCCAGCTCGGCTGCGCCAATAAAGCGCTGGCCggatggacggacggacggGCTGGGTCCTAGAGCCCCACAGCCACGGCCACGGCtccaggcagctgagcagccGCGCATGGGTCCAGATGTGCGCGGAGCCAGACAGGCAGGCACCGAGCTGTGCACGCATCCAGATGTGCACGCAGCGAGCTGCGCACTCATCCGGATGTGCAGGCATCCAGATGTGCAGGGATCCAGCCGTGCACACATCCAGCTGTGCAGGCATCCAGTTGTGCAAACATCCAGCCACGCATGCCCCCAGATGTGCATCCATCCAGGCATTAATCCAGATGTGCACGCATGCACCCAGCTGTGCATCCCACCATGGGCATGTCCAAGCCTTGCACAAAGGCTGAGCCCACAGCTGGATGTGCCCACAGCTGGATGCCCTGCTGGGAccaaggggcagcaggagggggccGGGGTACCTGGTGCGGGGTCCGGCGCGTCTCCATGTCCCTCATGTCCTTGTCCAGCTCCTcgctgagctgctccagctcctgctccagcagcacctgcacgGGCAGGACGGGGCTGTGGCCGGccaggctggcactgcccgCGGGCACCAGGACCCCgctgccacccccagccccctgcccgcCACCACCACCTCACCTCGATGGACTGAGCCCGCGTCGGCCGCACTGCTGCCGGCATCTGGAAAGGGCAAGGGGCCGGTCAGGTGTGTGCCCACTGCGGTGCCCACTGCCCtccccctgtgccaggacctgccTACCTGCTCCCGCGGAGAGAACTTCCCTGGTTCATAGTCAAAAATGCTGCCAGGCTCGGCGGTGGCACCCCAGCGGGTCCtgaggggggagggagggttCAGCCACCACAGGCCCCACCCCGTGGGCACCCACGTCCCTGTGCCACACTCACCAGTCCATCCCGTTGGGCATTCCGGGGGGCTCAGCTGGAGCCGACCCCCTCCGCCGCGGTTTGGGGGGCGATGGAGGGGCCGTGGTGGGGCAGGAATGGGTGTCCCAGTCGGGCTCTGAGGGTGGAGGGGGTGAGCGGGTGCCGAGCTCTGCCCGCTCTGTGCCGCACCCGCgcacctgggctcacctggcAGCTTGCAGTGGATCTGCCGGAACATGCTGCGGTACCAGTCCCGGGGGCTGTCGACGCTCTGGGGGGACACGTTAGGGTGGTGAGGGGGTGACAGCGGGGTGACACCCCCGCCCTGCGCCCCCACTCACCGAGCGCGAGGCGAGGGGCATCCCCGTCTCGTCCACGGGCCCGATGCCGTCGTACTTCACCCAGCGCCTCTCCCGCCGCTTGCTGTCCTTGGTCCAGGTGGCCGACCAGCCCGGTGGCCGTGGGCAggtgggggcagctctggggctgggcgTGGGGTGGGCGGGCacgggggtgctgggggctttCACCTCCTTGGCCGGCCAGGTCTGGTACCACTCATTCACTGGGGACAAGGTGAGCATCGCTCGGGTGGGCATCACTCGGGTGGGCATCGCTCGGGTGAGCATCGCTCGGGTGGGCATCGCTCGGGGGAGCCCCCAGGGAtgtccccaggggtgtccccagggatgctcagggcCGTACCTGAGCTCTTGGGGGCTCCCTGGCTGTTCTCAGCCGTGCCGCGGCTCTCCGGGTCGTGGAAGTGGAAGTTGAGGGTGTTGGAGCCGCGGTGGCGGATGACGGGCAcctgtggcacagggaggggCTGGCGCGGGGGCAGCACAGGTGGGGTGGCAAAGGGATGGAGGAGCGCAGCCCCCCGAATTCCCCGGCATGTGaccgcccccagccccactcacCCGAGTCGCCGTGGGCTGCGGGGACACCTGCAGAGGTGGGTGGAGGCGGGGAACGTCCTCCACACCCAGAGCCGGGCTGGTGTCGGGGGGCTGAAGCCGGCCCGCCATGGCCGGGGGGTGGCCCGGGATGGTGCCCCGGGGCTGTTGGTGCCctgtgggaaaagcagctgtgctcaCGGGGCGTCCCTTGTCCCTGTTTGCTGGGCATTCCCAGGCTTTTCCAGAGATGGGGGCTCGGACGACCCCCAATTCCACCGCTGGGAGCATCCCCTGTTGTTCAGAGGCGCAAGGGACACCATGTATGGGGTGACaacgaccctaaccctaaccacggTGGCACCGTCCCCAGCTCAGGGAGCCTCTCGGTGCCAGGGGAAGCGGCTGTTCCTGGTCAGAACCAGCCCTGGCACGGCTCCCCACCGCCTTCTCCATGCGGATCCAGACCACCCGCCCCTCTCCAGCGCTGGCTCTGCACGGGTGGATCCAGCCCGACGGGCTCTTGGGGAAGAACACGCCCGGAGCGGGTCGGGGCGATGGCTGTGCCGCGTTCCCATCGCCCCGGCATCCCGGCGCGGTGCCCTCCCGCCCGGGCACGTGGCTGCAGCAGCGTCGCCCGCCCGGGAGCGCTGCCAGGGCCGGGAACACGACAGGGCAGAAATATTTCCCCGCCCTGCAGCGCaaacagggagggagaggggacgGAGGGACGCGGAATCGGGAACGCGCGGCCGAGCCCGGCACCGCCCGCCGGGAGGGCGATGCTGTGGCTCACCACGGACCGCAcggggggcagctggggggggacGGGACCCCCGGAGCCGTTCCTGACACCGGGATGGCTCCAGGGGCgagcgcagccccggggccTCTGGGGGACACTTGTGTCCTGGCTCGTCCCTCACGTCTCCGTCCCCACCGGGACACCGGCGCTCGCAGGTGCCCACCGTGGCCAGACCCCGCCTCAAACGGGGCGTCCTGGGAGGCTGCCGGGGGGTGCCAGCCCCGCACGGtgccctctgtgtgtgtgagaccCCCCAAATCGGGCTGGGGACCCCTCGGCTCCCTGTTCCCGACACCGCAGCCCCAGGGCTGTAATTAATGTTAATCAGCCCCGTGGGAAAACTGAAGAACAGGGAAGGATGTGCCCCGGGGCACAGAAAGTGGGGCGCAGGCTCCCATCCccccagggcaccccaaaaacctCCACGCCATTCCCAGCGCAGCGCCCACACGGGGCTCGGCcccatccttctcctcctttggAGTGTCCCCCAAAACCTGACCCCAGGGGTCCCCTCGGGCCACCCCCTCCTCGCCGGCCCCCCCCAGCCAGCCCTTACCTCCTGGGCCGTGCCAACGGGGACCCTCGGGAAGCGCCGGGGTTTTGGGGGGCCCCGGGGCGAGCGGGACGGAGCTGCGAGCGGCAGGGAGGAAAAATCCACGGCACGAACTTTGCCGGGAGAAGGAGCGGGGGGGCCTCAGCGCATCGCGGGGGGCTGGCGGGGACAGGCCCCCAAAAGCATCCCCCGGGAGGGTCGGGAGCCACCGTCCTCCCCGGCGCTGGGTCCCCGTGTGCCCCGACCCCCCCGGGGTGCGCTGCCCCCCCAGCGCTCTCCGCtctggagcggggccggcccATTCAGAGTTTCCAgtgacatttccagggatgggatccaggGAATGGAGCCAAGAGGCTGAACTCATCCCACGCCCCGCGCACGCGTTCCCGCGCACCCGGGCCCCGCTTACGAAACGGGGCGAGCCCGGCGTCGCCGGCCCCCTGGCGCGATGGAGACGGGGACTCGCGGGGGATTTtcgggaagggatggggaaggaagTGCTGGGTGGAGGTCGGGACTGAGGCGGGGAGTGGGGTCTGTGCTCCCGTGGATCTCCGAGCGCCGGGATGGGGGAACGGTGAGAGCAGAGGCCCCATCCCCACTGCCACCCACTTCCCACGGGTGACCCCTCCATGCCCTCCATGCCCTCCATCCCTTCAATCTCTCCATCCCCCAGGGATAAGGGCACTGGGGACCCCCATGTGAAACCCCCGTGGCCTGCACATGTCCCACCTCAACCCCTCCAGCATCACTAGTTCCCCACCCGATGGagaaagggatttgggggggatttttggaagaggatgaggagggaaaTGCTGAGAGGAGGTGAGGACTGAAGCGGGGATTGGGGTCTGTGCTCCTGTGCCCCCCCAAGCCCTGGCGTGGGGACACAGTCAGAGCAGAGCCCTCACCCCACTGCACCCCTCCATCCCCCTATCCCTAAGGAATCCGGGCATGGGGACccccatggaaccccccccgtGCCCCGCTCTGGGGgtgccccgtgtcccccctcACCCCCTCGGGCAGCGCCCGCACCCACCACTCACCCGCCGGCCACTTCCTGCTCCCCTAAACTGCTGACACCCCCAAAacggggcagccccagcccttcctCATCCCGTGAGCTCCCACGTGAGCTCCCGGGGGTTGGCGGCTTCGCTGCCACCCCTCGGTCCCCACCAGGCCACCGCCCCCTGCTGCTGGGGACGAGGGGGACGATGGCAGGAGCCCTGTCCGGCTGCGATGCTGCGCccaggggacaccggggacaccggggacaccggggacacaggggacaccagggacaccggggacaccggggacaccagggacaccggggacaccagggacaccagggacaccggggacaccggggacccAGGGGACTCCCCTCTGCCACGGCCCTGGGGGACGCAGCTCCCGCCCAAATGCCGTGGGAAGGAGGCGGCTCCTTGGTGCCAGCTGGGGACACCGGAGCGAGGACACGGGTTGGGGACAGGGGCTGATCCTGCTGGAAGACCCCGGGGTGAcgagggcagggagggcagcagggcgGGGGAGGGTTAAACCCTGCGAGGGGACCCCCGACCCTATCCCTGCTGCCAAGGGGTGACCATCCCCTCCAGGTCCCCTCCAGGTCCCCTCCAGGTCCCCtccaggtcccttccagcccaccAGGTGACACCTTGGGAGATCGCAGCACCCGCTGGCGATGCGAGGAGCAGCCCCCTTCACCACAGCCCACCCTGGGCTGCCGACACCCCCCCTCCCGGACCCCCACTCACCTCCCGGTCCCCGAGCACCGTCCCCGTGCCCGGCGAGGAGCCTCCAGCGCCAGCCCTGCCTcggtccctccctccctccccgcggctcccagcaccagcctCCGCTCACAGATAAATATTTAACGCGCAGCCCGGGCCGGGATTAACAAAGGGCGAGTGTTTCCTGTTTGCTCAGCGCGGCGATGCCAGCCGGGAACGTGCGGCCGGCCCCGGggatgctcccagggatgctcccgTGGGCAGGGATGTGCCGGGCGGCTGCCGGAGCCCCCCGGTGCCGAGCGCGGGGTCTGGGAAcggtgctgggggctgggggctccccAGTTTTGGTGGGAACATCCAGGAAAAGGGTGGGAGAGCCGGAGCGTCCTGCCCCGGGCGCGCCTTGGATGCATTCGGCGGCTGGGACCGGGAATGTCGTcgggagcagcaggtgggagaCAGGGAGCACGTGGTGAGCGGAGCTCGAGGCGGGAGGCTGAATTCCCGAAGAAAAAGGTGCTGGGATTGGGATAACGCCCTGGAGCCCTCCAGAGCTCATCCTGAACATTCGGCTGGCACCTGGGAAGAGGGGATGGATGCCGGGTGTGGAGGCCACAGGTGGGAGACACAGCAGCTTCCCGGGAATGGAgggagctggtggtgctggaggGGGATCCCCGGGCAGGATCCAGCCTGGCATTGCAGCCGTGACCATTTGGATCCAGCCGGATGGATCCCGGCTAGCACcggccccagggctgctccctgaAACCCCTCCGTGTGGAGGGAACACCCCCAAGGGGAGCTGGTGATGCCAGAGCTGGGATGGCTGCGGGAGGGGGATCCCTGGGCAGGATCCAGCCTGGCACTGGAGCCGTGACCATTTGGATCCAGCCGGATGGATCCCGGCCAGCACcggccccagggctgctccctgaATTCTCCCAGTGTGGAGGGAACACCCCCAAAAGCGCCAGGGAGGGAGCCAGGGTGAAACAAGAGCTGGCAcatcccctcctctccctgctggcacCGGGCTGTAAATCCCAGGGAAGGACGAGGAGCAGGAGCCGAGAGCTCTCCAATCCCAGCCGGGAGCGGCCGCTCCGTGTGTGCCGACGTGCCGGAGGTTGGGAGACGCCGTCTgggtgctgccccagccctgaaaatgctgtaaaagcccccaaaatcctcccttctggcagcacagggacccTCTTAACCCCTCTAAAAAAACCACAGCGGAGCCCAGTGACTGTGtcaatttttaacttttttttcttttttttttcctccttaaagaTGACTCCGATTTACATCGAGACAGTTCTAACAAATTCATTCCttgtttcacaaaaaaaaaaaaaagaaattatattaaataatttctgccaataaataacattttcaccattttttttctcctttcaacagaactaaaaaaaaaaaaaaaaagaagcaagaaataaaaataaaaataaaaattaaaaaggaggCAGTCTCCAGGCAACGGGCGTATGATCCTTCAGCATCGAGAACCCTAAAATCACCATCGCTGCACCCCTGGGAGGGCTTCAGGTCCTCCCTGGCCGAGGTTTTGGTGGGATCTGcatccctgccagctcccctGGCCAGGTGGGATCTGTGCCAGAGGCAGCCAGAGGGGTTCTCCCAAccccaaaaagaaaattaagcttGAACTCAACCCACCACCCGCCCCATTGCCGACTCCCCTCCTTGGAC
This window contains:
- the SORBS3 gene encoding vinexin encodes the protein MAGRLQPPDTSPALGVEDVPRLHPPLQVSPQPTATRVPVIRHRGSNTLNFHFHDPESRGTAENSQGAPKSSVNEWYQTWPAKEVKAPSTPVPAHPTPSPRAAPTCPRPPGWSATWTKDSKRRERRWVKYDGIGPVDETGMPLASRSSVDSPRDWYRSMFRQIHCKLPEPDWDTHSCPTTAPPSPPKPRRRGSAPAEPPGMPNGMDWTRWGATAEPGSIFDYEPGKFSPREQMPAAVRPTRAQSIEVLLEQELEQLSEELDKDMRDMETRRTPHQSPAAAPTARSPAPASPAARSPLSPRRLWSPPVTHRLPATPSMERGGLGLASNRSHAAPGRDTLRPGTLPSLSDLGDPVEAVKREEKKMKAARLKFDFQAESPKELTLHKGDIVYIHKEVDRNWLEGEHHGRVGIFPSNYVEILPPTEVPKPIKAPTLQVLEYGEALALYNFRGDLHVELSFRKGERICLVRRVNENWYEGRISGTSRQGIFPATYVQVLKEPRVKATAEDIPSSPAPASPRPAAGSPSLQRSPGPRIPQVPTGSPREEKRGPELTGGRPSSPRHLGATFPPSPKLPHAGTPSPLVASASPLVASASPPHPAAAHPQEPRRPAWTSEQHATPGAPTSARPEPAPSYNGSEIRWTPYRALYQYRPQNADELELLEGDRVDVMQQCDDGWFVGVSRRTQKFGTFPGNYVAPV